The proteins below come from a single Procambarus clarkii isolate CNS0578487 chromosome 54, FALCON_Pclarkii_2.0, whole genome shotgun sequence genomic window:
- the LOC138352766 gene encoding transcriptional regulatory protein AlgP-like, producing MSATRPVAVPVAIPLAIPLAVPVAGPVAIPVAVPVAIPVAIPLAIPLAVPVAGPVAIPVAVPVAIPVAVPVAIPVAGPVAIPVVIPVVIPVAIPVAIPVVMPVDIHVAIPDAVPVAGPVAIPVAIPVAGPVAIPVAIPVAIPVAAPVAIPVAIPVAIPVAGAARQGAGDIRSGEHF from the exons ATGAGTGCCACCAG ACCTGTTGCCGTGCCTGTTGCCATACCTCTTGCCATACCTCTTGCTGTGCCTGTTGCCGGGCCAGTTGCCATACCTGTTGCCGTGCCTGTTGCCATACCTGTTGCCATACCTCTTGCCATACCTCTTGCTGTGCCTGTTGCCGGGCCAGTTGCCATACCTGTTGCCGTGCCTGTTGCCATACCTGTTGCCGTGCCTGTTGCCATACCTGTTGCCGGGCCTGTTGCCATACCTGTTGTCATACCTGTTGTCATACCTGTTGCCATACCTGTTGCCATACCTGTTGTCATGCCTGTTGACATACATGTTGCCATACCTGATGCTGTGCCTGTTGCCGGGCCAGTTGCCATACCTGTTGCCATACCTGTTGCCGGGCCAGTTGCCATACCTGTTGCCATACCTGTTGCCATACCTGTTGCCGCGCCTGTTGCCATACCTGTTGCCATACCTGTTGCCATACCTGTTGCCGGTGCGGCCCGCCAGGGGGCAGGTGATATACGCTCAGGGGAACATTTCTAG